From one Oncorhynchus clarkii lewisi isolate Uvic-CL-2024 chromosome 6, UVic_Ocla_1.0, whole genome shotgun sequence genomic stretch:
- the LOC139411188 gene encoding calcineurin B homologous protein 3-like, with protein sequence MGASQSARTEHEFQDLADRTGFSLEQIGNLNKRFRQLSKNEETLSRQDLASISALDNNPLRAQIINAFFDKRNLRQNEAGTVQVIGFEEFLMVMSHFRPAAMHITEEEREKLRREKLRFVFNMHDTDSDGTITLEEYRRAVEELLSKAGTIGQETAKAIADAAMLEVASTTRGKMEPDEFYEGITFENFLQILKTFDIETRMHVRFLNMDTATMRCGK encoded by the exons ATGGGAGCCTCGCAGTCTGCGCGCACTGAACATGAGTTCCAAGATCTGGCAGATCGAACTGGAT TTTCCCTGGAGCAGATTGGCAACCTCAACAAGAGATTCAGACAGCTGAGCAAGAATGAGGAGACACTAAG TCGACAGGATTTGGCGAGCATCTCTGCTCTAGATAACAATCCACTCCGGGCTCAAATTATTAATGCCTTCTTTGACAAAAG AAACCTCCGTCAGAATGAGGCGGGTACGGTCCAGGTGATTGGCTTTGAGGAGTTCCTTATGGTCATGTCTCACTTTCGTCCGGCAGCTATGCAcatcacagaggaggagagggagaaactgAGGCGGGAAAAACTACGCT TTGTGTTCAACATGCATGACACAGACAGTGACGGCACCATCACTCTGGAGGAGTACAGACGG GCGGTAGAAGAGCTCCTGTCTAAGGCTGGCACAATCGGGCAGGAGACCGCAAAGGCCATTGCAGACGCCGCCATGCTGGAAGTTGCGAGCACCACAAGGGGCAAAATG GAACCTGATGAATTCTATGAAGGAATCACTTTTGAAAATTTTCTTCAG ATTCTTAAAACCTTCGATATTGAGACGAGGATGCACGTTCGCTTTTTAAACATGGACACTGCAACCATGCGATGTGGGAAATGA
- the LOC139411185 gene encoding F-box only protein 21-like isoform X4, whose protein sequence is MATSGAGGEGYSGLNGIVSETEHKIMTDLPAELLEYILCFPVLKHVDICNVSCSCKRLHDVCHGRGKVWGHQYKLRWPRLQKHYRQNECCDWLKEYRTRHTVGLQIRRTVVSISKRFFTEVVLGDSFAEIESLGAPEHFCEDELLSILNSDRRKILTLKYYAKKILYFLRQQNILRSLKMFLEQPAEQQSALEGAVLVDQYCNPLADVSLDGISSQLEEITDKVKKMLRMKNSSHPSLRVTQGDCFAVEDFELERQVVVALNAVLYEQLQYKGNECDYYNPLNSYIHQVLLRRTGIPISLSVLYMTLARKLGVQLEPVNFPNHFLLRWCQHQRGSGDIYDFVYIDAFGKGKQLTAKECEYLIGHQVTADYYSAISTTEVLLRMVGNLLNIGKRGEGNEKSYQLLRDSLDLYLTINPDNVQYLLLQARLYFHLGIWPEKVLDILQHIQALDPSQHGAVGYLVQHTLEHIQHKKHPVEPEVKRRSAPEHVEVQYSVGLIMKHKRSGYNCVIYGWDPKCTMSQEWITTMRVHQLSSGANQPFYNVLVQDGTCRYAAQENLEPHSAPLEIAHPEVGRYFSEFHDSHYVANEELQTRYPEDMAETLGTVRDLYHRLTPSSGQASGQQESPKGTGGSSQNQKSQENQEAMPM, encoded by the exons ATGGCGACATctggagcaggaggagaggggtacTCCGGCCTGAACGGGATCGTTTCCGAGACAGAACACAAAATAATGACAGACCTACCGGCCGAGTTACTCGAGTACATCTTATGCTTCCCTGTCCTCAAGCATGTCGACATTTGCAACGTTTCCTGCAGCTGCAAGCGGTTACACGACGTTTGCCACGGCAGGGGGAAGGTCTGGGGACACCAGTACAAACTCAG ATGGCCAAGATTGCAGAAGCATTACCGCCAGAATGAGTGTTGCGATTGGCTGAAAGAATACAGAACGCGACACACTGTTGGTCTACAAATACGACGAACAGTTGTATCCATCTCAAAGAGATTCTTCACGGAAGTT GTGCTGGGGGACAGCTTTGCTGAGATTGAGTCCCTCGGGGCCCCTGAGCACTTCTGTGAAGACGAGCTACTTTCCATACTGAACTCAGATAGGAG GAAAATCCTGACACTGAAGTACTATGCAAAGAAAATCCTTTATTTCCTTCGCCAGCAGAACATTCTGAGGAGTTTAAAGATGTTTCTGGAGCAGCCTGCAGAGCAGCAGTCAGCACTAGAGG GAGCTGTGCTGGTGGACCAGTATTGTAACCCCCTGGCAGATGTGTCGTTGGACGGTATATCCTCCCAGCTGGAGGAGATCACTGACAAGGTCAAGAAGATGCTGCGGATGAAGAATTCCTCTCATCCAAGCCTGAGGGTCACACAAG GTGACTGCTTTGCTGTGGAGGACTTTGAGCTCGAGAGGCAGGTGGTGGTTGCCCTCAATGCTGTTTTGTACGAGCAGCTTCAGTACAAGGGCAACGAGTGTGATTACTACAATCCTCTCAACTCTTACATACACCAG GTGTTGCTCCGCCGGACAGGCATTCCTATCagcctgtctgtcctgtacatGACCCTGGCCAGGAAACTGGGGGTTCAGCTAGAGCCCGTAAACTTCCCCAATCACTTCCTGCTTCGCTGGTGCCAGCATCAAAGAGG GAGTGGGGACATCTATGACTTTGTGTACATTGACGCTTTCGGTAAAGGCAAGCAGCTGACGGCTAAGGAGTGTGAGTACCTCATCGGTCACCAGGTGACTGCAGACTACTACAGTGCCATCAGTACCACAGAAGTGCTGCTAAGGATGGTGGGGAATCTGCTCAACATCGGCAAGCGAGG GGAAGGCAATGAAAAATCATACCAGCTGCTGAGAGACTCTCTGGATCTCTACCTCACCATCAACCCAGACAACGTTCAATACCTTCTACTACAGGCCAGACTCTACTTCCACCTGGGCATCTGGCCTGAGAAG gTCCTAGACATCCTGCAGCACATCCAGGCGTTGGACCCGTCCCAGCATGGGGCGGTAGGCTATCTGGTGCAGCACACCCTGGAGCACATCCAGCACAAGAAGCACCCGGTGGAGCCAGAGGTGAAGAGACGCAGCGCCCCCGAGCACGTAGAAGTGCAGTACAGCGTAGGCCTGATCATGAAACACAAGAG GTCTGGCTACAACTGTGTGATCTATGGCTGGGACCCCAAGTGCACCATGAGCCAGGAGTGGATCACCACAATGAGGGTCCACCAGCTGTCCAGCGGGGCCAACCAGCCATTCTACAACGTCTTAGTGCAGGACGGTACCTGTCGATACGCTGCCCAGG AAAACCTGGAGCCTCATTCCGCTCCTCTGGAGATCGCCCATCCGGAGGTGGGCCGCTATTTCTCAGAGTTCCATGACAGCCACTACGTTGCCAACGAGGAGTTGCAGACACGCTACCCAGAGGACATGGCAGAGACCCTGGGCACCGTACGGGACCTCTACCACAGACTGACGCCCTCCTCAGGGCAGGCCTCAGGGCAACAGGAGAGCCCTAAAGGCACCGGGGGCTCCTCCCAGAACCAGAAGAGCCAGGAGAACCAGGAAGCTATGCCCATGTAG
- the LOC139411185 gene encoding F-box only protein 21-like isoform X2, producing the protein MATSGAGGEGYSGLNGIVSETEHKIMTDLPAELLEYILCFPVLKHVDICNVSCSCKRLHDVCHGRGKVWGHQYKLRWPRLQKHYRQNECCDWLKEYRTRHTVGLQIRRTVVSISKRFFTEVPCVGQVLGDSFAEIESLGAPEHFCEDELLSILNSDRRKILTLKYYAKKILYFLRQQNILRSLKMFLEQPAEQQSALEGAVLVDQYCNPLADVSLDGISSQLEEITDKVKKMLRMKNSSHPSLRVTQGDCFAVEDFELERQVVVALNAVLYEQLQYKGNECDYYNPLNSYIHQVLLRRTGIPISLSVLYMTLARKLGVQLEPVNFPNHFLLRWCQHQRGSGDIYDFVYIDAFGKGKQLTAKECEYLIGHQVTADYYSAISTTEVLLRMVGNLLNIGKRGEGNEKSYQLLRDSLDLYLTINPDNVQYLLLQARLYFHLGIWPEKVLDILQHIQALDPSQHGAVGYLVQHTLEHIQHKKHPVEPEVKRRSAPEHVEVQYSVGLIMKHKRSGYNCVIYGWDPKCTMSQEWITTMRVHQLSSGANQPFYNVLVQDGTCRYAAQENLEPHSAPLEIAHPEVGRYFSEFHDSHYVANEELQTRYPEDMAETLGTVRDLYHRLTPSSGQASGQQESPKGTGGSSQNQKSQENQEAMPM; encoded by the exons ATGGCGACATctggagcaggaggagaggggtacTCCGGCCTGAACGGGATCGTTTCCGAGACAGAACACAAAATAATGACAGACCTACCGGCCGAGTTACTCGAGTACATCTTATGCTTCCCTGTCCTCAAGCATGTCGACATTTGCAACGTTTCCTGCAGCTGCAAGCGGTTACACGACGTTTGCCACGGCAGGGGGAAGGTCTGGGGACACCAGTACAAACTCAG ATGGCCAAGATTGCAGAAGCATTACCGCCAGAATGAGTGTTGCGATTGGCTGAAAGAATACAGAACGCGACACACTGTTGGTCTACAAATACGACGAACAGTTGTATCCATCTCAAAGAGATTCTTCACGGAAGTT CCTTGCGTTGGCCAGGTGCTGGGGGACAGCTTTGCTGAGATTGAGTCCCTCGGGGCCCCTGAGCACTTCTGTGAAGACGAGCTACTTTCCATACTGAACTCAGATAGGAG GAAAATCCTGACACTGAAGTACTATGCAAAGAAAATCCTTTATTTCCTTCGCCAGCAGAACATTCTGAGGAGTTTAAAGATGTTTCTGGAGCAGCCTGCAGAGCAGCAGTCAGCACTAGAGG GAGCTGTGCTGGTGGACCAGTATTGTAACCCCCTGGCAGATGTGTCGTTGGACGGTATATCCTCCCAGCTGGAGGAGATCACTGACAAGGTCAAGAAGATGCTGCGGATGAAGAATTCCTCTCATCCAAGCCTGAGGGTCACACAAG GTGACTGCTTTGCTGTGGAGGACTTTGAGCTCGAGAGGCAGGTGGTGGTTGCCCTCAATGCTGTTTTGTACGAGCAGCTTCAGTACAAGGGCAACGAGTGTGATTACTACAATCCTCTCAACTCTTACATACACCAG GTGTTGCTCCGCCGGACAGGCATTCCTATCagcctgtctgtcctgtacatGACCCTGGCCAGGAAACTGGGGGTTCAGCTAGAGCCCGTAAACTTCCCCAATCACTTCCTGCTTCGCTGGTGCCAGCATCAAAGAGG GAGTGGGGACATCTATGACTTTGTGTACATTGACGCTTTCGGTAAAGGCAAGCAGCTGACGGCTAAGGAGTGTGAGTACCTCATCGGTCACCAGGTGACTGCAGACTACTACAGTGCCATCAGTACCACAGAAGTGCTGCTAAGGATGGTGGGGAATCTGCTCAACATCGGCAAGCGAGG GGAAGGCAATGAAAAATCATACCAGCTGCTGAGAGACTCTCTGGATCTCTACCTCACCATCAACCCAGACAACGTTCAATACCTTCTACTACAGGCCAGACTCTACTTCCACCTGGGCATCTGGCCTGAGAAG gTCCTAGACATCCTGCAGCACATCCAGGCGTTGGACCCGTCCCAGCATGGGGCGGTAGGCTATCTGGTGCAGCACACCCTGGAGCACATCCAGCACAAGAAGCACCCGGTGGAGCCAGAGGTGAAGAGACGCAGCGCCCCCGAGCACGTAGAAGTGCAGTACAGCGTAGGCCTGATCATGAAACACAAGAG GTCTGGCTACAACTGTGTGATCTATGGCTGGGACCCCAAGTGCACCATGAGCCAGGAGTGGATCACCACAATGAGGGTCCACCAGCTGTCCAGCGGGGCCAACCAGCCATTCTACAACGTCTTAGTGCAGGACGGTACCTGTCGATACGCTGCCCAGG AAAACCTGGAGCCTCATTCCGCTCCTCTGGAGATCGCCCATCCGGAGGTGGGCCGCTATTTCTCAGAGTTCCATGACAGCCACTACGTTGCCAACGAGGAGTTGCAGACACGCTACCCAGAGGACATGGCAGAGACCCTGGGCACCGTACGGGACCTCTACCACAGACTGACGCCCTCCTCAGGGCAGGCCTCAGGGCAACAGGAGAGCCCTAAAGGCACCGGGGGCTCCTCCCAGAACCAGAAGAGCCAGGAGAACCAGGAAGCTATGCCCATGTAG
- the LOC139411185 gene encoding F-box only protein 21-like isoform X1 — protein sequence MATSGAGGEGYSGLNGIVSETEHKIMTDLPAELLEYILCFPVLKHVDICNVSCSCKRLHDVCHGRGKVWGHQYKLRWPRLQKHYRQNECCDWLKEYRTRHTVGLQIRRTVVSISKRFFTEVPCVGQVLGDSFAEIESLGAPEHFCEDELLSILNSDRRKILTLKYYAKKILYFLRQQNILRSLKMFLEQPAEQQSALEGAVLVDQYCNPLADVSLDGISSQLEEITDKVKKMLRMKNSSHPSLRVTQGDCFAVEDFELERQVVVALNAVLYEQLQYKGNECDYYNPLNSYIHQVLLRRTGIPISLSVLYMTLARKLGVQLEPVNFPNHFLLRWCQHQRGSGDIYDFVYIDAFGKGKQLTAKECEYLIGHQVTADYYSAISTTEVLLRMVGNLLNIGKRGISSLREGNEKSYQLLRDSLDLYLTINPDNVQYLLLQARLYFHLGIWPEKVLDILQHIQALDPSQHGAVGYLVQHTLEHIQHKKHPVEPEVKRRSAPEHVEVQYSVGLIMKHKRSGYNCVIYGWDPKCTMSQEWITTMRVHQLSSGANQPFYNVLVQDGTCRYAAQENLEPHSAPLEIAHPEVGRYFSEFHDSHYVANEELQTRYPEDMAETLGTVRDLYHRLTPSSGQASGQQESPKGTGGSSQNQKSQENQEAMPM from the exons ATGGCGACATctggagcaggaggagaggggtacTCCGGCCTGAACGGGATCGTTTCCGAGACAGAACACAAAATAATGACAGACCTACCGGCCGAGTTACTCGAGTACATCTTATGCTTCCCTGTCCTCAAGCATGTCGACATTTGCAACGTTTCCTGCAGCTGCAAGCGGTTACACGACGTTTGCCACGGCAGGGGGAAGGTCTGGGGACACCAGTACAAACTCAG ATGGCCAAGATTGCAGAAGCATTACCGCCAGAATGAGTGTTGCGATTGGCTGAAAGAATACAGAACGCGACACACTGTTGGTCTACAAATACGACGAACAGTTGTATCCATCTCAAAGAGATTCTTCACGGAAGTT CCTTGCGTTGGCCAGGTGCTGGGGGACAGCTTTGCTGAGATTGAGTCCCTCGGGGCCCCTGAGCACTTCTGTGAAGACGAGCTACTTTCCATACTGAACTCAGATAGGAG GAAAATCCTGACACTGAAGTACTATGCAAAGAAAATCCTTTATTTCCTTCGCCAGCAGAACATTCTGAGGAGTTTAAAGATGTTTCTGGAGCAGCCTGCAGAGCAGCAGTCAGCACTAGAGG GAGCTGTGCTGGTGGACCAGTATTGTAACCCCCTGGCAGATGTGTCGTTGGACGGTATATCCTCCCAGCTGGAGGAGATCACTGACAAGGTCAAGAAGATGCTGCGGATGAAGAATTCCTCTCATCCAAGCCTGAGGGTCACACAAG GTGACTGCTTTGCTGTGGAGGACTTTGAGCTCGAGAGGCAGGTGGTGGTTGCCCTCAATGCTGTTTTGTACGAGCAGCTTCAGTACAAGGGCAACGAGTGTGATTACTACAATCCTCTCAACTCTTACATACACCAG GTGTTGCTCCGCCGGACAGGCATTCCTATCagcctgtctgtcctgtacatGACCCTGGCCAGGAAACTGGGGGTTCAGCTAGAGCCCGTAAACTTCCCCAATCACTTCCTGCTTCGCTGGTGCCAGCATCAAAGAGG GAGTGGGGACATCTATGACTTTGTGTACATTGACGCTTTCGGTAAAGGCAAGCAGCTGACGGCTAAGGAGTGTGAGTACCTCATCGGTCACCAGGTGACTGCAGACTACTACAGTGCCATCAGTACCACAGAAGTGCTGCTAAGGATGGTGGGGAATCTGCTCAACATCGGCAAGCGAGG GATCTCATCCTTGAG GGAAGGCAATGAAAAATCATACCAGCTGCTGAGAGACTCTCTGGATCTCTACCTCACCATCAACCCAGACAACGTTCAATACCTTCTACTACAGGCCAGACTCTACTTCCACCTGGGCATCTGGCCTGAGAAG gTCCTAGACATCCTGCAGCACATCCAGGCGTTGGACCCGTCCCAGCATGGGGCGGTAGGCTATCTGGTGCAGCACACCCTGGAGCACATCCAGCACAAGAAGCACCCGGTGGAGCCAGAGGTGAAGAGACGCAGCGCCCCCGAGCACGTAGAAGTGCAGTACAGCGTAGGCCTGATCATGAAACACAAGAG GTCTGGCTACAACTGTGTGATCTATGGCTGGGACCCCAAGTGCACCATGAGCCAGGAGTGGATCACCACAATGAGGGTCCACCAGCTGTCCAGCGGGGCCAACCAGCCATTCTACAACGTCTTAGTGCAGGACGGTACCTGTCGATACGCTGCCCAGG AAAACCTGGAGCCTCATTCCGCTCCTCTGGAGATCGCCCATCCGGAGGTGGGCCGCTATTTCTCAGAGTTCCATGACAGCCACTACGTTGCCAACGAGGAGTTGCAGACACGCTACCCAGAGGACATGGCAGAGACCCTGGGCACCGTACGGGACCTCTACCACAGACTGACGCCCTCCTCAGGGCAGGCCTCAGGGCAACAGGAGAGCCCTAAAGGCACCGGGGGCTCCTCCCAGAACCAGAAGAGCCAGGAGAACCAGGAAGCTATGCCCATGTAG
- the LOC139411185 gene encoding F-box only protein 21-like isoform X3, protein MATSGAGGEGYSGLNGIVSETEHKIMTDLPAELLEYILCFPVLKHVDICNVSCSCKRLHDVCHGRGKVWGHQYKLRWPRLQKHYRQNECCDWLKEYRTRHTVGLQIRRTVVSISKRFFTEVVLGDSFAEIESLGAPEHFCEDELLSILNSDRRKILTLKYYAKKILYFLRQQNILRSLKMFLEQPAEQQSALEGAVLVDQYCNPLADVSLDGISSQLEEITDKVKKMLRMKNSSHPSLRVTQGDCFAVEDFELERQVVVALNAVLYEQLQYKGNECDYYNPLNSYIHQVLLRRTGIPISLSVLYMTLARKLGVQLEPVNFPNHFLLRWCQHQRGSGDIYDFVYIDAFGKGKQLTAKECEYLIGHQVTADYYSAISTTEVLLRMVGNLLNIGKRGISSLREGNEKSYQLLRDSLDLYLTINPDNVQYLLLQARLYFHLGIWPEKVLDILQHIQALDPSQHGAVGYLVQHTLEHIQHKKHPVEPEVKRRSAPEHVEVQYSVGLIMKHKRSGYNCVIYGWDPKCTMSQEWITTMRVHQLSSGANQPFYNVLVQDGTCRYAAQENLEPHSAPLEIAHPEVGRYFSEFHDSHYVANEELQTRYPEDMAETLGTVRDLYHRLTPSSGQASGQQESPKGTGGSSQNQKSQENQEAMPM, encoded by the exons ATGGCGACATctggagcaggaggagaggggtacTCCGGCCTGAACGGGATCGTTTCCGAGACAGAACACAAAATAATGACAGACCTACCGGCCGAGTTACTCGAGTACATCTTATGCTTCCCTGTCCTCAAGCATGTCGACATTTGCAACGTTTCCTGCAGCTGCAAGCGGTTACACGACGTTTGCCACGGCAGGGGGAAGGTCTGGGGACACCAGTACAAACTCAG ATGGCCAAGATTGCAGAAGCATTACCGCCAGAATGAGTGTTGCGATTGGCTGAAAGAATACAGAACGCGACACACTGTTGGTCTACAAATACGACGAACAGTTGTATCCATCTCAAAGAGATTCTTCACGGAAGTT GTGCTGGGGGACAGCTTTGCTGAGATTGAGTCCCTCGGGGCCCCTGAGCACTTCTGTGAAGACGAGCTACTTTCCATACTGAACTCAGATAGGAG GAAAATCCTGACACTGAAGTACTATGCAAAGAAAATCCTTTATTTCCTTCGCCAGCAGAACATTCTGAGGAGTTTAAAGATGTTTCTGGAGCAGCCTGCAGAGCAGCAGTCAGCACTAGAGG GAGCTGTGCTGGTGGACCAGTATTGTAACCCCCTGGCAGATGTGTCGTTGGACGGTATATCCTCCCAGCTGGAGGAGATCACTGACAAGGTCAAGAAGATGCTGCGGATGAAGAATTCCTCTCATCCAAGCCTGAGGGTCACACAAG GTGACTGCTTTGCTGTGGAGGACTTTGAGCTCGAGAGGCAGGTGGTGGTTGCCCTCAATGCTGTTTTGTACGAGCAGCTTCAGTACAAGGGCAACGAGTGTGATTACTACAATCCTCTCAACTCTTACATACACCAG GTGTTGCTCCGCCGGACAGGCATTCCTATCagcctgtctgtcctgtacatGACCCTGGCCAGGAAACTGGGGGTTCAGCTAGAGCCCGTAAACTTCCCCAATCACTTCCTGCTTCGCTGGTGCCAGCATCAAAGAGG GAGTGGGGACATCTATGACTTTGTGTACATTGACGCTTTCGGTAAAGGCAAGCAGCTGACGGCTAAGGAGTGTGAGTACCTCATCGGTCACCAGGTGACTGCAGACTACTACAGTGCCATCAGTACCACAGAAGTGCTGCTAAGGATGGTGGGGAATCTGCTCAACATCGGCAAGCGAGG GATCTCATCCTTGAG GGAAGGCAATGAAAAATCATACCAGCTGCTGAGAGACTCTCTGGATCTCTACCTCACCATCAACCCAGACAACGTTCAATACCTTCTACTACAGGCCAGACTCTACTTCCACCTGGGCATCTGGCCTGAGAAG gTCCTAGACATCCTGCAGCACATCCAGGCGTTGGACCCGTCCCAGCATGGGGCGGTAGGCTATCTGGTGCAGCACACCCTGGAGCACATCCAGCACAAGAAGCACCCGGTGGAGCCAGAGGTGAAGAGACGCAGCGCCCCCGAGCACGTAGAAGTGCAGTACAGCGTAGGCCTGATCATGAAACACAAGAG GTCTGGCTACAACTGTGTGATCTATGGCTGGGACCCCAAGTGCACCATGAGCCAGGAGTGGATCACCACAATGAGGGTCCACCAGCTGTCCAGCGGGGCCAACCAGCCATTCTACAACGTCTTAGTGCAGGACGGTACCTGTCGATACGCTGCCCAGG AAAACCTGGAGCCTCATTCCGCTCCTCTGGAGATCGCCCATCCGGAGGTGGGCCGCTATTTCTCAGAGTTCCATGACAGCCACTACGTTGCCAACGAGGAGTTGCAGACACGCTACCCAGAGGACATGGCAGAGACCCTGGGCACCGTACGGGACCTCTACCACAGACTGACGCCCTCCTCAGGGCAGGCCTCAGGGCAACAGGAGAGCCCTAAAGGCACCGGGGGCTCCTCCCAGAACCAGAAGAGCCAGGAGAACCAGGAAGCTATGCCCATGTAG